ATCTTTCTTCTGAAAAGCCTCTACTATTCCATCATTTGCTTTGGCTATAACTGTTAGCCCTTCCCCTAATCTATCAACACTTTGATGATGAAAAGAGTTAGTTGCCACTTTATCTCCATAAAGTTTAGCTAACATATTATCCTTTTCCACTATATTTACAATATGTGTTGCTAATTCCGGATATAACTCTTGTCCATGTTTTAAATAATCTTTTCCATAATATCTCATATCTTGAAACAATGTCCCATTAAAATATATATTTATAAGCTGATGTCCCCTACAAATTCCAAGAATAGGTTTTCCTGTTTTCAAAAACTCTTCCAATATTATCATTTCACACTCATCTCTTTCTGGTGAAATTATTCCTATCCCCTCTTTAAAATCTTGTCCATATAAAAATGGATTTATGTCAGCACCTCCTGACAAAATAAGTCCATCTATTAACTCTAATTGTGCTTTTATTATCTCTCTATCTTTTGTAACTGGAATAACTAGAGGAATCCCTCCACTTACTACAACTGATTTAGTATAATCTATACTTACAGTGGTTCTATGATAATTTCTTAATCCCTCTTCCTTTTCATATGCCGATGTGATTCCTATTATAGGTTTTTTTATCATAAAAATCCCCCCTATTTTAATGTCTATATAGTATATTTATATTTAATTTTACTACTTTTTTTATACCTAAATCAACTATTATTTTGTTATCAAAAATTAAAAAAGAAGTTGAAATTTAATTTTTATTAAATCTCAACTTCTTACTTTTATTATAGACTATCTCTTGAAATTATAAATTCTACTCTTCTATTTTTAGCTCTTCCTGCTGCTGTTGCATTATTAGCTATAGGATTTTGTTTTCCATATCCTTCAATAGAGATATTTGAACTTTTAACTCCTCTATCCACAAGATAATTTCTTATAGATTTTGCTCTTTTTACTGATAGTTCTAAGTTATACCCTTCACTTCCAATAAAATCAGTATATCCATCTATTTTTATTCTTATATCTGGGTTTTCCTCCAATGCTTTTGCCAAAGTATTTAAACTTCCTTTAACTTTATTTTTAACTTCATATTTATTGAAATCAAAAAGTACTAATTCAGGCATTGAAAGCACAAGGTTATTTCCCTCTTTTCTAATAGTTACTCCCTCTTCATTAAATACTATAAGCTCTTCTAAAGTCTTTTTAGAAACATCAATATCTTCCATTACAAATTGATTTTCAGTTTCTGTTATTACCATCTCTTTCATTGGTTTTTCTGCTGATGTACATCCTGTTAATGCAATGATGGCTGCTGCTGATAATAAAATTAAGCTCTTTTTCATTTTTCCTCCTCTAATAATAAATTAGAAAATAACAAACATTACATTTTCACTAGGAACTTGTTCATTTCTATTCTTATTAGGATTTTTTACCATCCATTCAAATAGATATTTTGCATGTGGTTCTGTTGTTCTTATACATTTTCTTGTTCCTGTAAATGTCCCAAGTGTTTTTTCTTTTGCTCTCATAAAGAACTCTCTATTTGTTTCTTCTTCATAATTTATAGGAGTTCCGTGAAGATATCCCCCACCAGAAAATCTAATAGCATATCTAGCATACCCTTGTTTCTCTCCTACTTCACTATTATATGGCATAATATATTTTGCCATAGGTGCTATAAAGAAACCTTTTGGTGTTTCAAATCCTAGTTCACTTTCTATACCAGTTTTACTATAAACATATGATACAACTTCCCAAACATCATTATTCTTTTCAAAAACAATCATATTTTGATTTTCTATATCAATAGCAATAACTTTTCTAAAATTTTTACTTATTTTAGGATTTCTTGATATTCTTTTATTTTCAATTACTAAAGGTTCTTTGATAGACGCTACTTTTACTTTTGAAGTTGTTGCTCCTTTTTCTAAAATTGATAATACTGATCTATCTGGAACAAATATTCTTTCATCACCATAGTAACCAACTATATTTTGATCTAATGAAGTTCCATATTTATCTTTCTCTCTTTTAAAATTAACATTATTAGGATTTGGTACATAAGAGTTTGTACTTACTACCTCTCTTCCCTCTTCCATTTCTGTAACTATAAATTTTTCAAGCTCTTTTATCTTATCAAGTGCTTTCTCAAATCTAAACATTCTCTTTCTTACAACTGTTGAAGATATGTATCCCACTTCTCCTGTTGTAGATTTTACCTTATACCAATAATTTCCATAATCATATATTTTTTCTAAAGCTATAAGTTTAGTATCATAGTTAAATTTTTTAATAACTTTAGATTTAGTATTTGGTTGTTCTCTTAAATTTGCAGTTCTAGTTCTAACAAAAACATAATCTAAAACTTTTGGATGTCCACCAGAATACTTTTCATTTAAAATAACCCCATCTGCTATTTCATTATCATATGTAGCAACAGTTGTCCATTTCTGTTCTCCTTCAAATCCGAATACTGTTGTTCCTACAACGAATAATGAAATTAATAATGATTTTATAAATTTCATTTTCCTCACCCTATCTTTTTTTCCTCTCAAATAAAAAGAGAGCCTTGAATGATATTTTAACACTAAATCAAATTTGATTCAAGTATTTTTCATCCAATGCTCTCTAAATGCTACACCATTTTATATTATTTTTTTACCATTCCTCTAGCAACCATTTCTTTTACTATAAATGTTGCTACGTCATCAGCATATTTTCCAGGTCCAAATCCTGCATCATATCCTAACTCTTTTGCTAAATCGTTAGTAATTCTTGCTCCTCCAGCTATTAAGATAACTTTGTCTCTTAATCCTTCAGCTTCAAGAAGTTCAACTAAGTTAGTTAAGTTATGAATATGAACATCTTTTTGAGTTACAGTTTGAGAAACTATTAGAGCATCTGCTTTTAATTCAATAGCTTTTTGAATAAACTCTTCATTTGTTACTTGGCTTCCTAGGTTATAAGCTTCTACACCTTTATATCTTTCTAGTCCATAGTGTCCAGCATAACCTTTCATATTCATTATAGCATCAATTCCAACAGTATGAGCGTCAGTACCTGTACTTGCTCCTATCATAACAACTGGTCTTCCTATATTTTCAGCAATATACTCTTCACATTCATGCATATCCATAGTATCTATTTCAAGAGCTTGAACTTTAATAGCTGTATAATCTACAGTATGAGTTGTAGCTCCATATACTACATAGAATGAGAATTCTTTATCTAGTGCTTCTGAGAAAGCTACTGCTGGATCTTTAAATCCCATTTTTCTAGCTAATTGAAGAGCAGCTTCTACACCTTTTTCATTATTTGGTACTGGTAAAGTAAAACTCATTTGTACTTTACCGTCGTTCATTGTATCCCCATATGGCTTTAATTGTGTAAGATCAAGTGTTTTATCAAAATCTTTTTTATCAGTAGAATATAAACCTCCAGACATTATCTATTACCTCCAAGCATTAATTCTATAAATGGATTAAAGTAACTAGAATCTTTTTCAAATACTCCAGCAAGTCCTTTTCCTCCATCTAATGGTCTTTTTATACCAGCAAAAATTCCACCTTCAAGAGTCTTGAATATTCCAATTCCTTCTATTGTTTTTAATAGTTCAGTTGCTTTTTCAAGAACCTCTTTAGCTCTATTTACCATAATTCCATCTTTTTTGAATTCTATATCGTTTCCAAAGTCTTCCATGTTATTGAAGATATATTTAGCATTTTCAATTGAAAGAGCTCTGTCTGACATAAATGGAGTATGGATTGCTTCTGTCAACATTCCTAATAAGTGAACTTTTTGGTTTGTCATAATAGTTACCATGTTGAATAAAGCATCTTGTACATGTCCTTTAAATATATTTCCTGTCATGAATTTTGTAGGTGGCATATATTTTAGAGGAGCTTTAGGGAAGATTTCTCTTGCCATTTGAGCTTGAGCTAATTCAAATAGGAATCCATTTTTTGTATCTGGATGCATTTCAAATGCGTGTCCAAGTCCCATTTGTTCTTCTGGTAATCCAGCAACTAGAGCAAATTGTTCATTGATAAATTGAGAAGCTAATACTGTATGAGCTTCTTCGATAGCATCAGCAGTAGTTAGGTAGTTATCTTCTCCAGTATTGATAATAACTCCTGCAAATCCGTTGATTACTCTTGAGAAGAATTGGTCAATAAGAGTTCTCTTCATGTTAATATCTCTAAATAGAATTCCGTATAGAGCATCGTTTAACATCATATCTAGTCTTTCAAGAGCTCCCATTGCAGCTATTTCTGGCATACAAAGTCCTGAACAGTAGTTACATAGTCTAATATATCTTTTTAATTCTACTCCAACTTCATCAAGAGCACTTCTCATGATTCTGAAGTTTTCTTGAGTAGCCATTGTTCCTCCGAATCCTTCAGTAGTAGCTCCATATGGAACATAGTCTAGTAATGATTGTCCAGTAGTTCTGATAACTGCTATTACGTCAGCTCCTTGTCTAGCTGCAGCAACTGCTTGAGTTACGTCTTCATAAATATTTCCTGTAGCAACGATTACATAAATGTAAGGACCTTTTTTATCTCCATATACATTTAGATATTCTTCTCTTTTTGCTCTGTTTGTTTTAATTCTTTCTACTGTTCCAATAGCTATTTCTTTAAGAGCTAATTTAATATCAAAGTCATCATGCCATTTCATTTTAGTGATATCTAATTCTTTATTAGCTACTTTTTCAGCTATTTCTTGAGGTTTTAAACCTGTTTCAAGCATTGCATTTCCTAAATATTTTGCAACTCCAAGAGAAAGGTTTCCATTTTCTTTAATGAAATCTACTACCACGTTTGGTAATGGTACATCGAATTCATCTACTCCATCTATCCCTAATAGTCTGCATATTGTTCTTTCTACTGTCACAGTACTGTGAGCATCAATGAAAACTTGTGCATCTGCAGCTATTTTTTTAGCTGAAGCACGTGCTTCATCTACTAAATTCCAGTTAAGATTTAGTTTGCTAGTCATCTTTTTTAATCCTCCTTAATATACTCGTCTAGTATTATTTCAGTAAATCTTTTGTCAATACCTATAAGCTTTGCTATGTTTAAAGCGTCTTTTGGAACCTCTTCTTTTCCTGCTTTTTCAAGTCTAAAATCCATATATTCTTGGATAAGCCCCATAGAGTTACTGCTTAATTCTATCTTAGTTTTTAGTTTGTTAAAATCCACATTTTTTAATCCTACTACTTGGTAATGATTCATTCCCTCTCTTACAATTCCATCAAAATGGGTTGTCATAAGGGAAATAGTAGGTCTGTCATTTAAATATTTAGCTAAAGCTTCTACAAATTTTTGCCCCTCTTTAGGATTAGTTCCTCTTGCAAATTCATCAAAGACTACAAATCCAATTCCTAAATCAAGAAATACATTTACTTCTTTTAGCTTCATTATTTCTGCACCAAAAGTACTTAAACCTTTTGAAATATCCTGCATATCATCTGATATAAAGAATACAAAATCTATTAGTGGGAATTTCGCTTCCTCTGCTATTACAAAAAATCCCATATGGAAAAGAAGAAGGTTTTCAGTTATAGTCTTTAATGCAACACTTTTTCCTCCCATATTTGCTCCAGTTATTATTGTAACTCCTGAACCTATACTTATATCTATTGGAGTAAAAGGTCTGCTTTTAGCTTCTAGTACTTCTCTTACTTCTATGTTAACTAAACCTTTAACATCAATCTCATAATTTTTTGATATTTCAGGTCTAATTCCACCATAAGTTTTTGCAAATCTGACTTTCGCCATTAAAAAATCTAGATTCCCAATTTTTTCTATATTCTCTAAAAAATCTTCTGCTTCATCATATAAAATTGATGTTAGCTTCTTTTTGATCTCTAATTCTACTCTCTCTTCTTCTACTAGAACTTTTAAACGTTCCTCTTTCAATCTAGTTATCTCATCGAAATCATTTGAAGCATAAATCTCTTTTTCTATGCCTTTTTTCTTTTCTCTAATCTCTCTTAATTCTGGTGAATAACTTTCATATATATAGAAAGTTGGTGTTCTATCGTTATCTGGATCTAAAGCTTTTATTACTCTACTTACATCTTTTAATAAGAAATCATGTAACTCACTTGGAAACTCTTTTAAATACTCGTTCATTTCCTCCATAAGAAGAGCTTGTGCTTTTATTTCAAAAAGATCCACTTCATCTAGAATATGTTCTTTTAAACAGTTATTTATTGCTGTTTTTATATCTTTTAATCTATGAATTATTCCTTCGACATTTCTAACAATGTCTCTATTATTTGAAGAGAATTCCATAAAAGTTTCCATTTTATTAAATTCTTCCTCAAGAAGATCCTCCTCTCCTCTTAGGTAATTTTTCAATCCTTTTAATTTACTTTTACCATAAGGAGAGAGAGTTTCTACTCTTGACAAGAGTTTCTTAAATCCTAATCTTTCTAAACTTTTATCATCTATAAATCTCATTACGCTCACCTACTACATCAATGACTTTCATTTTTAATTTATTTTGTAAAAGTTCTTTGAACTTTTCCTTTGGAAATTCATACCCAAGAGGAGAGCGAGGATTACATGTTACAAAAAGAAGATTTATATTATTCATAACTCTCAGCTCTACATTACTTGCCTCTAGTTTTCTTAAAGTTAAGAAATCTGCAAAAACCCTTGTTCCATCTTTTGCTATCAATGTTAGTTTTTTAAAATTACCTCTATTTTTTATCAAAACTTCTAAAAATTTTTTAGTAATAGCTCCCCTAACAGCTATTACCTGTATTTTATCGTTAAGATAACTTTTAATCTCTTCATTTGACTCTAAAGGTCCTATTCCTTCTAAAGTCTTTACTTCTCCATCATTATATACAATTCCAACTCTAGATTCTTCGAAAATTTTGTCAATTTTTTCTTTTAATACAGGATCTTCTATTTCTGGCAGATTTAATAAAGAAACTGTATTTGCTGTTTCATCTATTACTTTTCCCATATCTAAAGATAGAGCTGCTCCTGTAGAAAGAATAGTAGCATCTGTAACATCGCTCATAGCACTTCCTTTTCTACTTAAAGCTCCATCAACTATTGAAAGTTCACTTCCAAAATGTTCCATTATATCTAGAATTACTTTTATCTGAGCATTATATGATGGCCCTGCTATATCAACATATCCTGCTGAAATAGCTCTCAATATAATGATATCCCCCATAGGGGTTGAGAAATCTGTAGTGTACAAAATCTCTTTTGTAACATCACAGTTTCTCAAACAATCTCTTGCAGTAGCTATTATAGTACCCTGATTGACATATATTCTAGGTTTATGTGTATTAGTTACTACGTCTGTATCCTCTCCATCTCTTCCAATTGAAGTTAAGCCTATTGTCTTTTGCAATCCAATATCCTCTATCAATTTATTTAAGACAGTAGTTTTACCTACGTTCTTTTCCATACCTATTATTGACAATCTTTTATAATCTTTTAGTAGACTATAAGTATTTACCATATCGCTACTCCTTGTTTTCTAAAAATTATTTTTCATTTCTTTTATGTCTTTCAAGTTCTTTTGGTTCAATTGCCATAGCTCCACCACTTAGAAGTTTTGAAACTCCTGTATTCATTTTGTGAGCTTTACAATCTTCACAATGACAATCTTGATGATATTCTTCTGGTTCTGTATAAGTAGTGATAACTCCTTCAAAGTTTCTCAATACTACTTTATGAGGAGCTTGAGAAATTACATATTGAGGCATTACAGGAGTTTTTCCTCCTCCACCAGGTGCGTCTACAACAAATGTAGGTACTGCATATCCAGAAGTATGTCCTCTTAATCCTTCAATAATTTCGATTCCTTTAGAAACTGGAGTTCTGAAGTGTTCTAATCCCATTGAAAGGTCACATTGATAAATGTAGTAAGGTCTTACTCTCATTTTAACTAGTTCATGAACTAATCTCTTCATTACATGTACACAGTCATTGATTCCTCTTAATAGAACTGATTGGTTTCCTAGAGGGATTCCTGCGTTAGCTAGTAATTCACAAGCTCTCTTAGCTTCTGGAGTTACTTCTTTTGGATGGTTAAAGTGAGTATTTAACCAGATTGGATGATATTTTTTAAGCATTTCTACAAGTTCTGGAGTTATTCTTTGAGGTAGAACAACTGGAGTTCTTGATCCGATTCTTACTATTTCAACATGAGGGATAGCTCTTAATTTGCTGATGATATATTCTAGAGTTTCATCAGATACTAGTAAAGCGTCTCCTCCTGATAGTAATACGTCTCTTACTTGTGGAGTTTTAGCAATATATTCTATTGCTTTATCAATTCTTTCCATAGGCATTGCATTGTCGCTTGCTCCTGCAAATCTTCTACGAGTACAGTGTCTACAGTACATAGAACACATATCAGTTATTAGAAGAAGTACTCTGTCTGGATATCTGTG
This DNA window, taken from uncultured Fusobacterium sp., encodes the following:
- the kamD gene encoding lysine 5,6-aminomutase subunit alpha; this encodes MTSKLNLNWNLVDEARASAKKIAADAQVFIDAHSTVTVERTICRLLGIDGVDEFDVPLPNVVVDFIKENGNLSLGVAKYLGNAMLETGLKPQEIAEKVANKELDITKMKWHDDFDIKLALKEIAIGTVERIKTNRAKREEYLNVYGDKKGPYIYVIVATGNIYEDVTQAVAAARQGADVIAVIRTTGQSLLDYVPYGATTEGFGGTMATQENFRIMRSALDEVGVELKRYIRLCNYCSGLCMPEIAAMGALERLDMMLNDALYGILFRDINMKRTLIDQFFSRVINGFAGVIINTGEDNYLTTADAIEEAHTVLASQFINEQFALVAGLPEEQMGLGHAFEMHPDTKNGFLFELAQAQMAREIFPKAPLKYMPPTKFMTGNIFKGHVQDALFNMVTIMTNQKVHLLGMLTEAIHTPFMSDRALSIENAKYIFNNMEDFGNDIEFKKDGIMVNRAKEVLEKATELLKTIEGIGIFKTLEGGIFAGIKRPLDGGKGLAGVFEKDSSYFNPFIELMLGGNR
- a CDS encoding SH3 domain-containing protein, giving the protein MKFIKSLLISLFVVGTTVFGFEGEQKWTTVATYDNEIADGVILNEKYSGGHPKVLDYVFVRTRTANLREQPNTKSKVIKKFNYDTKLIALEKIYDYGNYWYKVKSTTGEVGYISSTVVRKRMFRFEKALDKIKELEKFIVTEMEEGREVVSTNSYVPNPNNVNFKREKDKYGTSLDQNIVGYYGDERIFVPDRSVLSILEKGATTSKVKVASIKEPLVIENKRISRNPKISKNFRKVIAIDIENQNMIVFEKNNDVWEVVSYVYSKTGIESELGFETPKGFFIAPMAKYIMPYNSEVGEKQGYARYAIRFSGGGYLHGTPINYEEETNREFFMRAKEKTLGTFTGTRKCIRTTEPHAKYLFEWMVKNPNKNRNEQVPSENVMFVIF
- the kamA gene encoding L-lysine 2,3-aminomutase; the encoded protein is MNTVSNRAKFFPNVTDAEWNDWKWQVRNRIETLDDLKKYINLSAEEEEGVKKTLETLRMAITPYYFSLMDIDDPHCPVRMQAIPSVKEVHKSEADLLDPLHEDEDSPVPGLTHRYPDRVLLLITDMCSMYCRHCTRRRFAGASDNAMPMERIDKAIEYIAKTPQVRDVLLSGGDALLVSDETLEYIISKLRAIPHVEIVRIGSRTPVVLPQRITPELVEMLKKYHPIWLNTHFNHPKEVTPEAKRACELLANAGIPLGNQSVLLRGINDCVHVMKRLVHELVKMRVRPYYIYQCDLSMGLEHFRTPVSKGIEIIEGLRGHTSGYAVPTFVVDAPGGGGKTPVMPQYVISQAPHKVVLRNFEGVITTYTEPEEYHQDCHCEDCKAHKMNTGVSKLLSGGAMAIEPKELERHKRNEK
- a CDS encoding gamma-glutamyl-gamma-aminobutyrate hydrolase family protein, whose translation is MKKPIIGITSAYEKEEGLRNYHRTTVSIDYTKSVVVSGGIPLVIPVTKDREIIKAQLELIDGLILSGGADINPFLYGQDFKEGIGIISPERDECEMIILEEFLKTGKPILGICRGHQLINIYFNGTLFQDMRYYGKDYLKHGQELYPELATHIVNIVEKDNMLAKLYGDKVATNSFHHQSVDRLGEGLTVIAKANDGIVEAFQKKDHKFLYGIQWHPEMMTARGNQDMKKIFETFIKYCDIEA
- the kamE gene encoding lysine 5,6-aminomutase subunit beta → MSGGLYSTDKKDFDKTLDLTQLKPYGDTMNDGKVQMSFTLPVPNNEKGVEAALQLARKMGFKDPAVAFSEALDKEFSFYVVYGATTHTVDYTAIKVQALEIDTMDMHECEEYIAENIGRPVVMIGASTGTDAHTVGIDAIMNMKGYAGHYGLERYKGVEAYNLGSQVTNEEFIQKAIELKADALIVSQTVTQKDVHIHNLTNLVELLEAEGLRDKVILIAGGARITNDLAKELGYDAGFGPGKYADDVATFIVKEMVARGMVKK
- a CDS encoding OmpA family protein, whose translation is MKKSLILLSAAAIIALTGCTSAEKPMKEMVITETENQFVMEDIDVSKKTLEELIVFNEEGVTIRKEGNNLVLSMPELVLFDFNKYEVKNKVKGSLNTLAKALEENPDIRIKIDGYTDFIGSEGYNLELSVKRAKSIRNYLVDRGVKSSNISIEGYGKQNPIANNATAAGRAKNRRVEFIISRDSL